TCGAAAAGTATCCAATCCCACCTGCAAGGTTACAAAGACGAAACGAACGCCCTTTCTCTCCAAATCTTTGAGAAGAGATGGGGTGAAATGCAAACCAGCGGTCGGTGCTGCTATCGATCCCTCTCTCCTCGCATAGACTGTTTGATAACGCTCTTTATCTTCCAAGGTTTCATGGATATATGGAGGTAGTGGTATCCCTCCTATTCGATTCAAAACCTCCTTGAAATCCCCTTGACATTCAAAGGAAATTATTCGCTCACCCCCGGGCAATCTTTCTTCGATATGGCCCAGTAATAACCCGTCACCGAAGATTAAATCCACCCCTGGAGGGAGCTTTCTCCCCGGTTTAACCAGCGCCTCCCACTTTTTATCCTCAATTCGCTGCAGAAGCAAAACCTCAACCTTACCTTTAGTCTTTGCCTTGTAACCTCGTAATCTAGCTGGGAGAACCCTGGCATCGTTGAGCACCAAGCAGTCCCCCCGGCTAAGATAATGAGGTAAATCGCGAAAGATCCTGTGTTCGAATTTCCCAGTCGTTCGATTGATGATCATCAAACGTGAACTATCCCGAGGTTCTATAGGGTTTTGAGCTATGAGGTTTTCAGGGAGTGAGTAATCGAACTCGGAAATCTTCATCGGTGGAAGCCCCTAATGCCTCATGAGGAGAAAGAGAAGATTTAAGAGAATGGTCAAAACGATGCTTATAAGGATACAAGCCCCGAGTGGGAAATAAAAGGTGAAATTCCCCCTGCGGTAAAGGATGTCACCGGGAAAGCGCTGCAACCCAAGCCCCTTGCCAAAGAAATAGAGCAATCCGCCGGTGATGAAGAGGATGAGTCCAAATAGAAGTATTATTTTCCCCAGACTTTGCAGATCCATCGAAGTCACCCACCACAAAATCTGCCTATTTCTTAGACATCCCTTTGCCAACGAGGTGTGGCTTGTAATATCGCTCTTTCTCACTGTAAATGCACCCGCAATATTGCTGCCTATACAGCTCCAACTCGCGGGATTTGACCACAGCTTTCTTCCAACCCTTCCGAAAATCGAGGTAAAGAAAGGGGACATTGTATCGCTCGGCGATATCCTCGCCAAGCTCGCGGATTAAATCGTGTTTCTGAAAAGGACTCACCAAAAGCGTTGTGGAAAAGTAGTCAAATCTACCCCTTCTAGCTACCTTTGCGGTTTCCGTGAGCCTCAACCTGTAGCAGATGGGACACCTTACCCTCTCCCGATAGACAACGTCCTGGAAGAAGCGATCTATATCGTAAGCTCCCTCTATGAGTTTTATTTCATTCTCCTCACAGAATTTCCTCAGGCAATTTAACCTCTTCTCATACTCCTGAAAGGGCTGGATATTTGGATTGTAAAACAGGCAAATGACCTCATAATTTTCCCTCTTTAATCGCTCCCATGGGGATAAGAGACAGGGTGCACAACAGGTATGTAAAAGGACCTTCATGTTCTCACCGCCTCAAAATTATAAACGCGATGTTCGTTTGGGCAAGAG
The nucleotide sequence above comes from Actinomycetota bacterium. Encoded proteins:
- a CDS encoding epoxyqueuosine reductase QueH; the encoded protein is MKVLLHTCCAPCLLSPWERLKRENYEVICLFYNPNIQPFQEYEKRLNCLRKFCEENEIKLIEGAYDIDRFFQDVVYRERVRCPICYRLRLTETAKVARRGRFDYFSTTLLVSPFQKHDLIRELGEDIAERYNVPFLYLDFRKGWKKAVVKSRELELYRQQYCGCIYSEKERYYKPHLVGKGMSKK
- a CDS encoding DUF2905 domain-containing protein, producing MDLQSLGKIILLFGLILFITGGLLYFFGKGLGLQRFPGDILYRRGNFTFYFPLGACILISIVLTILLNLLFLLMRH
- the queA gene encoding tRNA preQ1(34) S-adenosylmethionine ribosyltransferase-isomerase QueA, which produces MKISEFDYSLPENLIAQNPIEPRDSSRLMIINRTTGKFEHRIFRDLPHYLSRGDCLVLNDARVLPARLRGYKAKTKGKVEVLLLQRIEDKKWEALVKPGRKLPPGVDLIFGDGLLLGHIEERLPGGERIISFECQGDFKEVLNRIGGIPLPPYIHETLEDKERYQTVYARREGSIAAPTAGLHFTPSLLKDLERKGVRFVFVTLQVGLDTFRPVRVENVEEHKVHSEYFQLSQASAELINRTINEGKKVIAVGTTSARTLETVAVRSPNPKSPGSMGRKWRVGAGKGWTELFIYPGFDFKIVDALITNFHLPKSTTLILVSAFAGRDLIIRAYREAIDRGYRFLSFGDAMLIL